In Enterobacter cloacae, the following are encoded in one genomic region:
- the aceE gene encoding pyruvate dehydrogenase E1 component, which translates to MSERLQNDVDPIETRDWLQAIESVIREEGVERAQYLIDQLLSEARKGGVKVAAGAGANNYVNTIAVEDEPVYPGNLDLERRIRSAIRWNAIMTVLRASKKDLELGGHMASFQSSATVYDVCFNHFFRAANEKDGGDLVYFQGHISPGIYARAFLEGRLTEEQMNNFRQEVHGKGLSSYPHPKLMPEFWQFPTVSMGLGPIGAIYQAKFLKYLEHRGLKDTSEQTVYAFLGDGEMDEPESKGAITIATREKLDNLCFIINCNLQRLDGPVTGNGKIINELEGIFAGAGWNVIKVMWGGRWDELLRKDTSGKLIQLMNETVDGDYQTFKSKDGAYVREHFFGKYPETAALVADWTDEQIWALNRGGHDPKKVYAALKKAQETKGKATVILAHTIKGYGMGDTAEGKNIAHQVKKMNMDGVRYIRDRFNVPVTDEQVENLSYITFPEGSEEHKYLHERRQALKGYLPARQPNFTEKLELPALEDFSQLLEEQNKEISTTIAFVRALNVMLKNKSIKDRLVPIIADEARTFGMEGLFRQIGIYSPNGQQYTPQDREQVAYYKEDEKGQILQEGINELGAGASWLAAATSYSTNNLPMIPFYIYYSMFGFQRIGDLCWQAGDQQARGFLVGGTSGRTTLNGEGLQHEDGHSHIQSLTIPNCISYDPSYAYEVAVIMHDGLTRMYGEAQENIYYYITTLNENYHMPAMPADAEEGIRKGIYKLETVAGSKGKVQLLGSGSILRHVREAAQILANDYGVGSDVYSVTSFTELARDGQDCERWNMLHPMETPRVPYIAQVMNDAPAVASTDYMKLFAEQVRTYVPADDYRVLGTDGFGRSDSRENLRHHFEVDASYVVVAALGELAKRGEIDKKVVAEAITKFNIDAEKVNPRLA; encoded by the coding sequence ATGTCAGAACGTCTCCAAAATGACGTGGATCCGATCGAAACTCGCGACTGGCTACAGGCGATCGAATCGGTCATCCGTGAAGAAGGTGTTGAGCGTGCTCAGTATCTGATTGATCAGCTGCTTTCAGAAGCCCGTAAAGGCGGCGTGAAGGTTGCTGCAGGTGCAGGGGCTAACAACTACGTAAACACGATTGCCGTTGAAGACGAACCGGTATACCCGGGCAATCTGGATCTGGAACGTCGCATTCGTTCTGCAATCCGCTGGAACGCCATCATGACCGTTCTGCGCGCATCCAAGAAAGACCTGGAACTGGGCGGCCACATGGCATCCTTCCAGTCTTCTGCGACCGTTTACGACGTGTGCTTCAACCACTTCTTCCGTGCGGCTAACGAGAAAGATGGCGGCGATCTGGTGTACTTCCAGGGCCACATTTCTCCGGGCATCTACGCACGTGCATTCCTGGAAGGTCGTCTGACTGAAGAGCAGATGAACAACTTCCGTCAGGAAGTTCACGGTAAAGGTCTGTCTTCTTACCCGCACCCTAAACTGATGCCAGAATTCTGGCAGTTCCCGACCGTTTCTATGGGGCTGGGCCCAATTGGTGCGATCTACCAGGCTAAATTCCTGAAATATCTGGAACACCGTGGTCTGAAAGATACCTCTGAGCAAACCGTTTATGCCTTCCTGGGCGACGGCGAAATGGATGAGCCAGAATCTAAAGGTGCGATCACCATCGCCACCCGTGAGAAGCTGGACAACCTGTGCTTCATCATCAACTGTAACCTGCAGCGTCTGGATGGTCCGGTAACCGGCAACGGCAAGATCATCAACGAACTGGAAGGCATCTTCGCAGGTGCTGGCTGGAACGTCATCAAAGTGATGTGGGGCGGTCGTTGGGATGAGCTGCTGCGTAAAGACACCAGCGGTAAGCTGATCCAGCTGATGAACGAAACCGTTGACGGTGACTACCAGACCTTCAAATCCAAAGACGGTGCCTACGTTCGTGAGCACTTCTTCGGTAAATATCCTGAAACCGCAGCACTGGTTGCAGACTGGACTGACGAGCAGATCTGGGCCCTGAACCGTGGTGGTCACGATCCGAAGAAAGTCTACGCTGCACTGAAAAAAGCGCAGGAAACCAAAGGTAAAGCGACTGTAATCCTGGCCCACACCATCAAAGGTTACGGCATGGGTGATACCGCAGAAGGTAAAAACATCGCTCACCAGGTTAAGAAAATGAACATGGACGGCGTGCGTTATATCCGCGACCGTTTCAACGTGCCAGTGACCGATGAGCAGGTAGAAAACCTGTCTTACATCACCTTCCCTGAAGGTTCTGAAGAGCACAAGTACCTGCACGAACGTCGTCAGGCGCTGAAAGGCTACCTGCCTGCTCGTCAGCCTAACTTCACCGAGAAGCTGGAACTGCCAGCGCTGGAAGACTTCTCTCAGCTGCTGGAAGAGCAGAACAAAGAGATCTCTACCACTATCGCTTTCGTTCGTGCCCTGAACGTGATGCTGAAGAACAAGTCGATCAAAGATCGTCTGGTTCCAATCATCGCTGACGAAGCGCGTACTTTCGGTATGGAAGGTCTGTTCCGTCAGATCGGTATCTACAGCCCGAACGGCCAGCAGTACACCCCGCAGGACCGTGAGCAGGTTGCATACTACAAAGAAGACGAGAAAGGTCAGATCCTGCAGGAAGGTATCAACGAGCTGGGTGCAGGCGCATCCTGGCTGGCTGCTGCGACCTCTTACAGCACCAACAACCTGCCGATGATCCCGTTCTACATCTACTACTCCATGTTCGGTTTCCAGCGTATCGGTGACCTGTGCTGGCAGGCTGGCGACCAACAGGCTCGCGGCTTCCTGGTAGGTGGTACTTCCGGTCGTACGACCCTGAACGGTGAAGGTCTGCAGCACGAAGATGGTCACAGCCACATTCAGTCTCTGACTATCCCTAACTGTATCTCTTACGACCCGTCTTACGCGTACGAAGTGGCTGTCATCATGCACGACGGTCTGACCCGTATGTACGGTGAAGCACAAGAGAACATTTACTACTACATCACCACGCTGAACGAAAACTACCACATGCCGGCGATGCCAGCAGATGCTGAGGAAGGTATCCGTAAAGGTATCTACAAACTCGAAACCGTTGCAGGTAGCAAAGGTAAAGTTCAGCTGCTGGGCTCCGGCTCTATCCTGCGTCACGTACGTGAAGCTGCACAGATCCTGGCGAACGACTACGGTGTAGGTTCTGACGTGTACAGCGTAACCTCCTTCACTGAACTGGCACGTGATGGCCAGGATTGTGAGCGCTGGAACATGCTGCACCCAATGGAAACTCCGCGCGTTCCGTACATCGCTCAGGTGATGAACGACGCTCCAGCGGTTGCTTCTACTGACTATATGAAACTGTTCGCTGAGCAGGTTCGTACTTACGTACCGGCTGATGATTATCGCGTACTGGGTACTGACGGCTTCGGTCGTTCTGACAGCCGCGAAAACCTGCGTCACCACTTCGAAGTTGATGCTTCTTACGTGGTTGTAGCAGCACTGGGCGAACTGGCTAAACGTGGCGAAATCGATAAGAAAGTGGTTGCTGAAGCAATTACTAAATTCAACATCGATGCAGAAAAAGTTAACCCGCGTCTGGCGTAA
- a CDS encoding membrane protein gives MKLPFKPHLLVLLCSAGLFAASGVMFVKSRATEPTAPAPVAQQPSAPAPVATPAPAAQAAPVAPPTYSAAQIDQWVAPIALYPDALLSQILMASTYPSNVIQAAQWSKDNPKMQGDAAIQAVASQPWDPSVKSLVAFPQLMSLLGENPPWVQNLGDAFLAQPQDVMDSVQRLRLLAQQTGALQSTPQQTVTTVTKPAPAKAATSESTTTSTSTSTSTTTTTNPTVIKIESADPQVVYVPTYNPNTVYGTWPNTAYPPTYLPPTPGEQFGNSFVNGLGFSLGVATTYAIFSNIDWDDDDHHDDDWDHHGGYNRNGDNNININVDNFNKISGQRLTDANRTWQHNPAYREGVPYPNNQLNTRFHSTNTATGLSSTQKTPVNRDSQRQAAMNQMEKSTGKTFPQTARPGTKDAQRQASSQQLQQISQRNNYRGYDTKPQTAKRTNTQQRENRQTTAQRQEKRVSQTAQQRNPQQRNIQQRTSQPRANALSGNDSRSANWQAQQQRGAQSRQMSARNQQPRQMSSGRAEHREFRHR, from the coding sequence ATGAAGTTGCCCTTTAAGCCACATCTGCTTGTCCTTCTGTGCAGTGCCGGGCTGTTTGCCGCCTCTGGCGTCATGTTTGTCAAAAGCCGTGCAACGGAGCCCACCGCTCCTGCTCCGGTTGCACAACAACCTTCGGCACCGGCTCCCGTTGCCACACCGGCACCAGCCGCACAAGCCGCCCCGGTTGCGCCGCCAACGTACAGTGCAGCGCAAATCGATCAGTGGGTGGCCCCCATCGCGCTCTACCCGGATGCGCTACTGTCGCAAATTTTGATGGCATCGACCTATCCGTCAAACGTTATCCAGGCCGCGCAGTGGTCAAAGGATAATCCTAAGATGCAGGGTGATGCCGCCATTCAGGCCGTTGCCAGTCAGCCGTGGGATCCCAGCGTGAAGTCGCTGGTTGCGTTCCCTCAACTGATGTCGCTCTTGGGTGAAAATCCGCCGTGGGTACAAAATCTGGGTGATGCTTTCCTCGCGCAGCCACAAGACGTGATGGATTCGGTTCAACGTCTGCGCCTGCTGGCTCAGCAAACCGGTGCGTTACAATCGACGCCGCAACAAACTGTCACCACCGTGACAAAACCCGCTCCTGCTAAAGCCGCAACCAGCGAGTCGACAACAACAAGTACAAGTACAAGTACAAGTACAACCACCACGACAAACCCAACGGTCATTAAGATCGAATCTGCCGACCCGCAGGTGGTATACGTCCCCACCTATAACCCCAATACGGTTTACGGTACCTGGCCAAACACTGCCTATCCACCAACCTATCTCCCCCCAACGCCCGGTGAGCAATTTGGCAATAGCTTCGTGAACGGCTTAGGTTTCAGTCTGGGTGTCGCGACAACCTACGCTATCTTCAGCAACATCGACTGGGATGACGACGACCATCATGATGATGACTGGGATCATCACGGCGGCTATAACCGCAACGGTGATAACAACATCAATATCAACGTTGATAATTTCAATAAAATCAGTGGGCAACGCCTGACGGACGCCAACCGGACCTGGCAGCATAACCCGGCCTATCGCGAGGGCGTGCCATATCCAAACAATCAGCTCAATACCCGCTTCCACTCCACGAATACGGCAACGGGACTCAGTTCGACGCAGAAGACACCGGTCAACCGTGACAGCCAGCGTCAGGCTGCGATGAACCAAATGGAAAAATCGACGGGCAAAACATTCCCTCAGACAGCGCGCCCGGGAACCAAAGACGCACAGCGCCAGGCTTCCAGCCAACAACTACAGCAGATTTCCCAACGTAATAACTACCGTGGTTACGACACCAAACCTCAGACCGCGAAACGAACCAACACCCAGCAACGTGAGAATCGCCAGACCACAGCCCAGAGACAGGAGAAACGGGTTTCGCAAACAGCGCAACAGCGTAACCCTCAACAGCGGAATATTCAGCAGCGAACCAGCCAGCCGCGTGCTAACGCGCTAAGCGGCAACGACAGCCGCTCCGCCAACTGGCAAGCGCAACAGCAGCGAGGTGCGCAAAGTCGACAGATGTCTGCCCGTAATCAACAGCCACGGCAGATGTCCTCTGGTCGGGCTGAACACCGCGAATTCCGTCATCGTTAA
- the lpd gene encoding dihydrolipoyl dehydrogenase, translated as MSTEIKTQVVVLGAGPAGYSAAFRCADLGLETVIVERYSTLGGVCLNVGCIPSKALLHVAKVIEEAKALAEHGIVFGEPKTDIDKIRTWKEKVITQLTGGLAGMAKGRKVKVVNGLGKFTGANTLEVEGENGKTVINFDNAIIAAGSRPIQLPFIPHEDPRVWDSTDALELKSVPKRMLVMGGGIIGLEMGTVYHALGSEIDVVEMFDQVIPAADKDIVKVFTKRISKKFNLMLETKVTAVEAKEDGIYVSMEGKKAPAEPQRYDAVLVAIGRVPNGKNLDAGKAGVEVDDRGFIRVDKQLRTNVPHIFAIGDIVGQPMLAHKGVHEGHVAAEVIAGMKHYFDPKVIPSIAYTEPEVAWVGLTEKEAKEKGISYETATFPWAASGRAIASDCADGMTKLIFDKETHRVIGGAIVGTNGGELLGEIGLAIEMGCDAEDIALTIHAHPTLHESVGLAAEVFEGSITDLPNAKAKKK; from the coding sequence ATGAGTACTGAAATCAAAACTCAGGTCGTGGTACTTGGGGCAGGCCCGGCAGGTTACTCTGCAGCCTTCCGTTGCGCTGATTTAGGTCTGGAAACCGTAATCGTAGAACGCTACAGCACCCTCGGTGGTGTTTGCCTGAACGTAGGCTGTATCCCTTCTAAAGCGCTGCTGCACGTAGCGAAAGTTATCGAAGAAGCCAAAGCACTGGCTGAACACGGTATCGTCTTCGGCGAGCCGAAAACCGATATCGACAAAATTCGTACCTGGAAAGAGAAAGTTATCACTCAGCTGACCGGTGGTCTGGCGGGTATGGCCAAAGGCCGTAAAGTGAAAGTGGTAAACGGTCTGGGTAAATTCACCGGCGCGAACACCCTGGAAGTGGAAGGTGAGAACGGTAAAACTGTGATCAACTTCGACAACGCGATCATCGCGGCAGGTTCTCGTCCGATTCAGCTGCCGTTCATTCCTCATGAAGATCCACGCGTGTGGGACTCCACCGATGCGCTGGAGCTGAAATCCGTACCTAAGCGTATGCTGGTTATGGGTGGCGGTATCATCGGTCTGGAAATGGGTACCGTGTACCATGCGCTGGGTTCAGAGATCGACGTGGTTGAAATGTTCGACCAGGTTATCCCGGCTGCTGACAAAGATATCGTTAAAGTCTTCACCAAACGCATCAGCAAGAAATTCAACCTGATGCTGGAAACCAAAGTGACTGCCGTTGAAGCGAAAGAAGACGGTATTTACGTTTCTATGGAAGGCAAAAAAGCCCCTGCAGAACCACAGCGTTACGACGCCGTGCTGGTGGCTATCGGTCGTGTGCCGAACGGTAAAAACCTCGACGCAGGCAAAGCTGGCGTGGAAGTGGACGACCGTGGCTTCATCCGTGTTGACAAACAGCTGCGCACTAATGTGCCGCACATCTTTGCTATCGGCGATATCGTCGGTCAGCCAATGCTGGCACACAAAGGTGTTCACGAAGGTCACGTTGCCGCTGAAGTTATCGCGGGCATGAAGCACTACTTCGATCCGAAAGTGATCCCATCTATCGCGTACACCGAGCCAGAGGTTGCATGGGTTGGTCTGACTGAGAAAGAAGCGAAAGAGAAAGGCATCAGCTACGAAACCGCCACCTTCCCGTGGGCTGCTTCTGGCCGTGCTATCGCTTCCGACTGCGCAGACGGTATGACCAAACTGATCTTCGACAAAGAGACTCACCGTGTGATCGGTGGTGCGATTGTCGGTACCAACGGCGGCGAGCTGCTGGGTGAAATCGGTCTGGCTATCGAAATGGGTTGTGACGCTGAAGACATCGCGCTGACCATCCACGCTCACCCAACTCTGCACGAGTCTGTGGGCCTGGCGGCAGAAGTGTTCGAAGGTAGCATCACCGACCTGCCAAACGCCAAAGCGAAGAAGAAATAA
- the aceF gene encoding acetyltransferase component of pyruvate dehydrogenase complex, whose amino-acid sequence MAIEINVPDIGADEVEITEILVKVGDKVEAEQSLITVEGDKASMEVPSPQAGIVKEIKVSVGDKTETGKLIMIFDSVDGAAAAAPAQEEKKAAPAAAAPAAAAAAKDVNVPDIGGDEVEVTEILVKVGDTVAAEQSLITVEGDKASMEVPAPFAGTVKEIKINTGDKVSTGSLIMVFEVAGAAPAAAPAQAAAPAAAAPAVAGGAKDVNVPDIGGDEVEVTEVMVKVGDKVAAEQSLITVEGDKASMEVPAPFAGTVKEIKISTGDKVSTGSLIMVFEVEGAAPAAAPVAAAAPAPAAAPAQAAKPAAAPAAKAEGKSEFAENDAYIHATPLIRRLAREFGVNLAKVKGTGRKGRILREDVQAYVKDAVKRAEAAPAAATGGGIPGMLPWPKVDFSKFGEIEEVELGRIQKISGANLSRNWVMIPHVTHFDKTDITDLEAFRKQQNAEAEKRKLDVKFTPVVFIMKAVAAALEQMPRFNSSLSEDGQKLTLKKYINIGVAVDTPNGLVVPVFKDVNKKSITELSRELTVISKKARDGKLTAGEMQGGCFTISSIGGLGTTHFAPIVNAPEVAILGVSKSAMEPVWNGKEFMPRLMMPISLSFDHRVIDGADGARFITIINNTLSDIRRLVM is encoded by the coding sequence ATGGCTATCGAAATCAATGTACCGGACATCGGGGCTGATGAAGTTGAAATCACCGAGATCCTGGTCAAAGTGGGCGACAAAGTTGAAGCTGAACAGTCGCTGATCACCGTAGAAGGCGACAAAGCCTCTATGGAAGTCCCGTCTCCTCAGGCTGGCATCGTTAAAGAGATCAAAGTCTCTGTTGGCGATAAAACCGAGACGGGCAAACTGATCATGATTTTCGATTCCGTCGACGGTGCAGCAGCTGCTGCACCTGCGCAGGAAGAGAAGAAAGCCGCTCCGGCCGCTGCTGCACCAGCAGCTGCCGCGGCAGCGAAAGACGTTAACGTGCCTGACATCGGTGGTGACGAAGTTGAAGTCACTGAAATCCTGGTGAAAGTGGGCGATACCGTTGCGGCTGAGCAGTCGCTGATCACCGTAGAAGGCGACAAAGCCTCTATGGAAGTGCCGGCTCCGTTCGCAGGTACTGTTAAAGAGATTAAGATCAACACCGGTGACAAAGTGTCTACTGGCTCGCTGATTATGGTCTTCGAAGTGGCGGGTGCTGCACCTGCTGCTGCGCCTGCGCAGGCCGCTGCTCCGGCAGCCGCTGCACCAGCTGTTGCTGGTGGCGCGAAAGACGTTAACGTACCAGACATCGGCGGTGACGAAGTTGAAGTGACCGAAGTGATGGTGAAAGTGGGCGACAAAGTTGCCGCTGAACAGTCACTGATCACCGTTGAAGGCGACAAGGCTTCTATGGAAGTGCCAGCGCCATTCGCGGGTACTGTTAAAGAGATCAAAATCAGCACTGGCGACAAAGTGTCTACTGGCTCGCTGATTATGGTCTTCGAAGTGGAAGGCGCTGCGCCTGCGGCAGCTCCGGTTGCCGCTGCCGCTCCGGCCCCTGCTGCTGCACCGGCTCAGGCTGCTAAACCCGCTGCGGCACCTGCTGCAAAAGCGGAAGGCAAATCTGAATTCGCTGAAAACGACGCTTACATCCACGCCACTCCGCTGATCCGCCGCCTGGCGCGCGAATTCGGCGTTAACCTGGCGAAAGTGAAAGGGACGGGCCGTAAAGGTCGTATCCTGCGCGAAGACGTTCAGGCTTACGTGAAAGACGCGGTGAAACGCGCTGAAGCGGCTCCTGCTGCTGCCACTGGTGGCGGTATCCCGGGCATGCTGCCGTGGCCGAAAGTGGACTTCAGCAAGTTCGGCGAAATCGAAGAAGTGGAACTGGGCCGTATCCAGAAAATCTCTGGTGCTAACCTGAGCCGTAACTGGGTGATGATCCCGCACGTTACGCACTTCGACAAAACCGATATCACCGATCTGGAAGCGTTCCGTAAACAGCAGAACGCCGAAGCTGAGAAGCGTAAACTGGACGTGAAATTCACCCCAGTGGTCTTCATCATGAAAGCCGTTGCTGCTGCTCTTGAGCAGATGCCACGCTTCAACAGCTCCCTGTCCGAAGATGGCCAGAAGCTGACGCTGAAGAAATACATCAACATCGGTGTTGCGGTTGATACGCCAAATGGTCTGGTTGTTCCGGTCTTCAAAGACGTGAACAAGAAGAGCATCACTGAGCTGTCCCGTGAACTGACCGTGATCTCCAAAAAAGCGCGTGATGGCAAGCTGACTGCTGGCGAAATGCAGGGCGGTTGCTTCACCATCTCCAGCATCGGTGGCCTGGGTACGACCCACTTCGCACCGATTGTGAACGCGCCGGAAGTGGCAATCCTCGGTGTGTCCAAGTCTGCGATGGAGCCGGTATGGAATGGCAAAGAGTTCATGCCGCGTCTGATGATGCCAATCTCTCTGTCCTTCGACCACCGCGTGATCGACGGTGCTGATGGTGCGCGTTTCATCACCATCATCAACAACACCCTGAGCGACATTCGCCGCCTGGTGATGTAA